From the Fusobacterium ulcerans ATCC 49185 genome, the window CATGGTATGATGAGAGTGATAAAATATTTTTCATGAATGAAACTCTATTTAATGTAACACCTATCTCTGAAATAAAAGATGAGCTTAGAAAATATGGTTATAAAATTAATACTACAAATGAGTGGGATGAGGAAAGTAAGAGGGTAGTATATAATTTTAAAGCGCATTTTAATCCAAAAATGCTGAGTGAGGAAATGGATTTAGAAAGTTTTGCTATCTTAAGAGCTTTGAATAAAAAATATAAATAAGTGAGTTAAGAATTGTATAGAAGTACATAAATAGGCAACTTTTTTAAAAAAATTTGCTTGTATAAAATGCTAATTAGTGGTAAAATAGAGCTGTAGTAAAACCTTAATTTATAAATTAAACACTAAGTTTTTAACACTTTTCAAAAATTTTAGGGTTTGTTTGTTCTTAATGGTTTTAATTTTCTTAAAATTTTTGGAGGTGCTTTAAATGCTAAAAGGAACTGTAAAATGGTTTAACAAAGACAAAGGGTTTGGATTTATTTCTGGTGAAGATGGAAACGATTATTTCGTACACTATTCTAATATCAATTCAAAAGGATTTAGATCTTTAGAAGAAGGACAAGCTGTAACTTTTGAAGTTACTGAAGGAAACAAAGGTCCAGTTGCTTCTAATGTAACTGTAGCATAGTTTAAATTTGCTGAAAAAATTTGTGGGGTGCCAGCAGGTGCCCTATTTTTTCTTGGTGGAAATGATTGATGGAGGGATAACTATGAAAAAAGAATATAATAAAAAAGAAAAAAAATCTCATACTTTTGTCATTAACACAGCAGTAAAAATATTTTTGTTTCCACTTTTTATTTTTGGTATATTATTGAGAGAATATGACAGAATATTTAAGAAAAAGAAAATCAAGAAAAGAACAGAAGGATTATGGTATTAAAGGCATAAGAAATTACTTTACAAAATACTATATTTGTGATAAAATAAAATCCTTGTGTGCACAGGTGGCGGAATGGTAGACGCGTAAGGTTGAGGTCCTTATTGGTAGTTTTCCAGTGAGAGTTCAAGTCTCTTCCTGTGCACCATGTATACTTACACTAAAAAAAATTATGAATAGTTATATAGAGGATAAAAGACTGTGTTTTTAACAGTTTTTTTTATTTTTTGACTTTCTAATGATTTTAGAAATAGTTTATTTTATAGTTGCTATTTTATGATATAATAAAATAATATTCAGAAAATAAAGGAGAACTGGTATGTATATTAAAACTGAAAGGCTTGTGATTCGTGACTTGGAACAAAAAGATATACCTGAATTAATCAGAATAGTATGGCAGAAAAATGTTCTTAAATTTATGAAAGATTGGTCTGAAAATACTTCATTTCCAGATGTACTTCAAAAATATATTGATTGGCATCAAAAGCAAAAAAATTCTACAGATATATATGAAAGCAAACGTTATGCTGTTGTACTTCCAAATGATGATAAATTAATTGGTATAGTTGGAATGGGACTTGAGGATGTAGTTAATGAAGTGGAAATGGCATATTTCATTGATGAAGAACATCAGGGAAAAGGATATGCAGCTGAAGTGTTGTCTGCATTATTTGATTGGTGTATATCTGTATCTGACTTACCATATCTTATTTTGATTATAGATTGTGCAAATATTGCTTCTTGCAGGGTGGCAGAGAAAGTTGGATTTGAATTATTTGAAAAGAGAACTCCAATAAGCCATAAACAGCCAAATATGGTTAGTGATAGTTATTTTTATTATCGAAAATATCGTTAGAAAAGAAAAAATTCAGTTTTAAAGACTAGAGAAATAAAAAATATTACAAAAAGGCAATTATTGTTTACATAAAGTCATTCATAATTGGTTGTATGTAAAGAATAGTTATGATAGAATAAAACATAATTATAAAATTTAAAGGGGTGTATATCATCAATGAAAAGAATAATATTAATTTCAAGTATTATTATTTCTAGTTTTACTTATGGATAGAAAATCTAAAATAGTTATTGCTTTTTCTTTGATATATCAAAATACAACAAAGAAAAGTATTTTAAAAGAAGTTG encodes:
- a CDS encoding cold-shock protein, which translates into the protein MLKGTVKWFNKDKGFGFISGEDGNDYFVHYSNINSKGFRSLEEGQAVTFEVTEGNKGPVASNVTVA
- a CDS encoding GNAT family N-acetyltransferase — translated: MYIKTERLVIRDLEQKDIPELIRIVWQKNVLKFMKDWSENTSFPDVLQKYIDWHQKQKNSTDIYESKRYAVVLPNDDKLIGIVGMGLEDVVNEVEMAYFIDEEHQGKGYAAEVLSALFDWCISVSDLPYLILIIDCANIASCRVAEKVGFELFEKRTPISHKQPNMVSDSYFYYRKYR